The nucleotide window CTCGTAGAGCAAGCCGTTCAGGATGTTTTTCAGGATGTTGCTGCGGTGGGCGTGCGGGGTGTTGTACTTCTGCTGCAGAAAGCGAAACGACAGGGCCACGTTGTCTGCCTCCGGGGCCGTAAGCTGAAATACATAGGTTGTGGGCTGGACCAAAAAGCTGAGCCGGCCCGTGCTGCCATTGTTGGTGGTAATGAAGTCCTTGGTAAAAAAGATGGACAGCGTTTCGTAGTCCTCGGATACCGACACCCACTCCTTAATAACGTCTGGGGTGGCCAGTACCAGGCAGCCCGCCGTTACGGCGTACGGGGCCAGATTCACCTTAAGCTCGGCCCGCCCCCGCAGGCACAAGCTGATTTTATAATAGTCGCCCCGGTACGGCTGCTGCAGCGGAATCCGGGGCTTGGCCGTGGCATAGTCGGGGAAAAACACCTCGGCATTGGCCTGGCCAGG belongs to Hymenobacter cellulosilyticus and includes:
- a CDS encoding helix-turn-helix domain-containing protein; translated protein: MTERIPTYELPAFAGPGQANAEVFFPDYATAKPRIPLQQPYRGDYYKISLCLRGRAELKVNLAPYAVTAGCLVLATPDVIKEWVSVSEDYETLSIFFTKDFITTNNGSTGRLSFLVQPTTYVFQLTAPEADNVALSFRFLQQKYNTPHAHRSNILKNILNGLLYEVGAIHDRSLAGGPPAAKSRGQALVVAFKELVQMHSSRERSVRFYADTLCVTPKHLSELVKEATGKTAGEWIAAAVVLEAKALLEDQARTVYQVAECLHFTDQFAFSRFFKKTSGLSPSAYRQAG